A portion of the Magnolia sinica isolate HGM2019 chromosome 17, MsV1, whole genome shotgun sequence genome contains these proteins:
- the LOC131231531 gene encoding xyloglucan endotransglucosylase protein 2-like: protein MDTWVPLFICMVMYGVYGLTMGAPPKKPVDVQFQKNYMPTWASDHIKYINGGSQVRLVLDKYSGTGFQSKDSYLSGHFSMKIKMVGGDSAGIVTAFYLSSEGTEHDEIDFEFLGNRTNQPYILQTNVFTGGKGNREQRIYLWFDPTKHYHSYSILWNMHQIVFFVDDVPIRIFKNSKDVGVRFPFNQPMKIYSSLWNADDWATRGGLEKTDWSKAPFVASYTSFHVDGCDASQSAKVCTTRGRMWWDQKAFQDLDGPQYRKLMWVRKKYTIYNYCADRSRYLSVPPECARDRDI, encoded by the exons ATGGATACGTGGGTCCCGTTATTCATTTGTATGGTCATGTATGGAGTATATGGCTTGACCATGGGTGCACCACCTAAGAAGCCTGTGGACGTGCAATTTCAGAAGAACTACATGCCCACATGGGCCAGTGACCACATCAAGTACATCAATGGGGGTTCTCAGGTTCGGCTCGTGCTTGATAAATACTCAG GGACGGGATTTCAATCCAAAGATTCCTACTTGTCTGGGCATTTTAGCATGAAAATCAAGATGGTGGGAGGAGATTCGGCTGGAATTGTCACTGCTTTCTAT CTTTCTTCTGAGGGGACAGAGCATGATGAGATAGATTTTGAGTTCTTGGGGAATAGGACCAATCAACCGTACATCCTTCAAACCAACGTCTTCACGGGAGGGAAAGGGAACAGAGAACAAAGGATCTATCTGTGGTTTGATCCAACTAAGCACTACCATTCCTACTCCATCCTATGGAACATGCATCAAATTGT CTTTTTTGTGGATGACGTCCCAATCAGAATATTCAAGAACAGCAAAGATGTAGGGGTGAGATTTCCTTTCAACCAGCCCATGAAAATCTACTCCAGCTTATGGAACGCTGATGACTGGGCCACCAGGGGAGGACTGGAGAAAACTGATTGGTCTAAAGCCCCCTTCGTCGCCTCATACACTTCCTTCCACGTGGACGGCTGCGATGCCTCTCAATCGGCGAAAGTGTGCACGACACGTGGACGGATGTGGTGGGACCAAAAAGCCTTCCAAGATCTGGATGGTCCACAATACAGGAAGCTCATGTGGGTCCGGAAGAAGTACACCATTTACAATTATTGTGCTGATAGATCTAGGTACCTCAGCGTGCCACCTGAGTGTGCTAGAGACAGAGACATTTAG